From the genome of Symphalangus syndactylus isolate Jambi chromosome 13, NHGRI_mSymSyn1-v2.1_pri, whole genome shotgun sequence:
CTCAGATTCTCAGCATGACACCTGTCCTGTTGCATTCCCTCTCATGGACCTCTCTACCTTCAAAGCCTCTGGAACCCTTTTCCTACTTCAAGTTTCTCcaccttcctcttctccctttaaGGAGCCTTATGATACCTTGGACCTACCAAAATAATCCAGAATCATATCCTATTTTAAGATCAGCTAATGAGTAACCTTAATTATGTCTGCAAAAACCCTTTCACCATGTAGTGTAACTATTCATAGGTGAGATAATAATAtttacaggttctggggatttgGGCACGGAATCTTGGAGGGGGCCATTTTCAGAATTCTGTCCCCCATACCAGATTGACTTGCAATGTCCCAGAATCTCACAGGGTCTAGCTCAGGGGAGGCCCAGAGCAGGGTGAGGCAGTTGTCTGTTCCTGTCTGCGTTGTAGTAGAAGGTGCCAAGGCCGAGATGCGGTCCTCTCCCCAATCCCACCCACAGCGGGCGGGCCTGGAGCGTCTGCAGTAGTGGTAGCTTGCCTGCGCCTCCTGGCGGCCAGGGACCGAGACCTACTTCAGGTCTCACCCGTGTCACAGGAATAAGGCCACTTCCCCGGTTCGCAGTGGGGTTTAAACTGGCCAGAACAGGTTGGGGACTTGGGCCGGGAACTGCCTTCCCATTCTGCATTACAGGGCGTCTGCGGATTGATCGCGCAGGTCCGCCACACCCCTGATCTCCGGGGCGACGCCGGAAGAGTGCTGCTGTCCGGAGAGTCCTCGCGACGCGGCAGCCCTAGCCTCTTCGACTTTGGTTCCGACTAACAGGAGAGCCGGAGTGCGGACTGGCGGGAGCTGATCGCCATAAAAATACCGGAAACGTGCTTCGGCCTAGGGTTTCCCCTGCGCCGCCGCGACCGCAGGCTTCCGTTCCGGCGGCGTAACGGCCCGGAAGTGCGGCCTTGTAGTCGGTGAGGAGGCGGCGGCCACGGCAGATCCTGGTGCCTGAACAGGAGTCGGAGGTGGGGTCGAATGGGCATCCCCCTGCCGCAGGGCGGGCGAGGAGGCTGGGACGTGCCAGGGGAGGGGCACCTGCGCTCCGCTAGAAGCGCACGCTGCGAACGCGAGGGGGCGCTGCATGACCGGGGTACGGCGCGGGCCAGAGTGCGGGGTGGCCGCGGCGGGTCAGAGGGGTGCTTTGGGCGTAGGGTAGGGCGCGGGCAATGGAGCAGAGTATGGGAGAACGCGCTCGGGGTAAAGTACACGGCGCGGCGAAGGCGTGGCGGGAGTGTGCGGCGCCGGACCTGGGAAGCTGGCCTGGGCGCCGGGTCTCGAGGGCAGGCCTTTGTTCTGAAGTGTCCAGGCCGGCCTTGCGGCGTCGGGACTGAGGAATGGAGCCCgccgcggggcggggcggggcgggaagggaagggaaggtctCTCGGGTTGATGCGCAAGTTTCCGTCCCCGTCGGCCGGACACAGATTACAAGCCTTTCAGGTGCTAGGTGAATACAGATGGGGCGGGTGCTGCTTGCTGAGTTAGCCTTTGCGCGGGCACAGGCCTGGCTTTTTTGAGGCATTGCACAGAAGGCTCAGAACGGGGCCGGGCAGCGGGGTGGTGTATCCGGATCTGTAGTCTGGAAAAGCTCCCTCTGGCTGCCGTGTGGGGAACAGAAGGGGAGGCGAGGGGCGCGGAGACACCAGCCAGGTTTCTTCATCCGTCCAGGACAGCGGGAACGGGGCAGTGGAGGTGCTCGAAGTGGTCTGAGGGTCAGATATGGGGCATGCAAGAAACGGAGGCGTCTGGCTGAGCAAAGGGACGGCGGGTTGGGCATAAGGAGCCGGAGGGGTTGAATCTTGAGACCCCAGTAGAGCCCGAGGGTGTAGGGGTAGCATCAAGCCGAGCCCACTCTGGGGCTTTGTGACTCCAAGGGAGAGACAGGCTGGTGGAGCCTATACGGATGTCAGAGCCCAGAGCTCCTACCCTCCTCCCTTAGACTGGAGGTGTGTGCAGTCTGGGTGCGGGATGAGCCGAGTATCTCATCCCTTGTTTGAAAGAAGGGGAAACAGGCCGAAGGATCACGGTTTACCTGCTTGATGGATGGAGTAGCAGAACTCCTCAGATTCCAGGGTCCTCTGGGGACTACCCCTCCCCTTTCTGGTGTCTGATGTTGGGCCGTGTCCCCGCTTGCTCCATGCGCACCTATCCAGTCACACACCCCTGCTCATTCCACACTTCCCCTCTGTGCCACACCCACACCCTGGGCCCCACAGTCCCCATCGAGATGGCAAGAAGCTGGGGCTGCGGGAGCCACCTCCCTGCTTGCTATGCTAGGGGCTGCCAGGGACCATGTACTGGTTTCCCTGGGGCATCTCCCAAGGTAATGCCCAACCTTTTACCCTCAGCCCTTAGTGACTAGGCACACCCAGAACCACTCTGCCCAGGAAGCAAGTCATGCCATCCCACTCCTGCGAAAGCCTCTGTATATACTAGTTAGGGTGACCTGGTTCAGAGGCAGCAATCCTGCCTATGCACAGGGTGTCATACTGGGGGGATGTGGCTAAAGGAAACCAAAAGGAGCTGCCAGCAGGGGTGGAGGAGGAGTGGAAGCTAGCAGGGTAGAGAGCAAGGTCTGCTCAGGGTGAGGCAGGTTAGCCAGTTGGGATGGGGGTCCCTGGCCTCTTCTACACACAGGGCTGCCCTCTTGGAGGGGCACATGGGGAGGCTTAGGGTTATTggagttggggtggggtgggtgagtCAACAAGAGTAGGCCAAGGCCTGAACCTTTTTTGGGGCAGTGAGCGAGGCCAACACCCTCTCCTAGGGGTGTGCTAGGGTTTGCAGTGTTAATGGGGGGCTGTTGACCGCCTGGCCGGGTctgaggtggggggaggagggagtgcTGGAGTGTCCTGTGTTGGGAATGGGGACTGTGAAGGGCAGCTGGGGAAGGATGGGTTAGCGCGCCTTGGAGTGTGGTGCACTCTTGAGCCCTGTCTTGCAACAAGGGGTGAGGTGACAGGGACGTTGGGACAGATGGGGGTCCTCAGTTGAcctctccctgccctcctctTGTTCTGTGCAGATGGCGGCTGCAGAGGCTGTGCACCACATACACCTGCAGAACTTCTCACGATCTCTGCTTGAGACCCTCaatgggcagaggctgggggGGCACTTCTGTGATGTGACTGTGCGCATTCGTGAAGCTTCGCTGCGTGCCCACCGCTGCGTGCTGGCGGCCGGCTCGCCCTTCTTTCAAGACAAGCTGCTGCTGGGCCACTCTGAGATCCGTGTACCTCCGGTGGTGCCCGCACAAACGGTGCGACAGCTGGTCGAGTTCCTGTACAGCGGTTCGCTCGTTGTGGCGCAGGGTGAAGCTCTGCAGGTGCTCACGGCCGCGTCGGTGCTTCGCATACAGACAGTTATCGACGAATGCACGCAGATTATCGCCCGCGCTCGAGCCCCGGGCACCTCTGcgccagcccctctgcccaccCCTGTGCCCCCGCCACTCGCACCTGCGCAGCTGCGTCACCGCCTGCGCCACCTGCTGGCTGCACGTCCCCCGGGGCACCCCGGTGCTGCACACAGCCGTAAGCAGCGCCAGCCCGCGCGTTTGCAGCTGCCTGCGCCCCCAACACCTGCCAAGGCTGAGGGGCCTGATGCTGACCCCTCACTGTCCGCAGCCCCTGACGACCGAGGTGACGAGGATGACGAGGAAAGTGACGATGAGACCGATGGTGAGGACGGCGAAGGTGGCGGCCCAGGCGAGGGCCAGGCACCTCCTTCCTTCCCAGACTGTGCTGCCGGCTTCCTCACTGCTGCTGCTGACAGCGCGTGCGAGGAGCCCCCTGCACCCACTGGCCTCGCTGACTACAGTGGTGCTGGGAGGGATTTTCTTCGGGGAGCTGGGGCAGCTGAGGACGTATTTCCAGACAGCTATGTATCCACTTGGCATGACGAGGATGGCGCTGTCCCCGAAGGCTGTCCCACTGAGACCCCTGTCCAGCCTGATGGCATACTGTCTGGACCCCGCCCGCCTGGTGTGAAGACCACAGGGCCGCCCGTTGCActcttcccctttcacttgggtGCCCCTGGGCCACCCGCACCACCCCCTTCAGCACCATCGGGGCCAGCCCCTGCGCCCCCACCCGCCTTCTACCCCACACTCCAGCCCGAGGCAGCCCCCAGTACCCAGCTGGGGGAGGCCCCAGCTCCCTCTGCTGCTCCCACCACGGCCCCCTCAGGCACCCCTGCTCGCACCCCAGGTGCTGAGCCACCTACCTATGAGTGCAGCCACTGTCGCAAGACGTTCAGCTCCCGGAAAAACTACACCAAGCACATGTTCATCCACTCGGGTGAGCCAGGgcgggagaggagagggagcaaTCTCTCATTGGAGAGTTAAACCTGAGGGGGCATTGAGCACTAGTTACAGGGCACTGGCACTGTTCTGTTACTTTTGGGTAGCAGGGGGCCTGGAAACTGAGCCTTCCCCCAAGTGCAAGGTATGTGGGGGAGGAGAAAGCCCCGCTCTGTGGAGCAGCAGGCACTGGCTTCTGTGGAGGGGGATCCTGAGGCTGGGTTGGGAAGCAGGAGCCTGTCCTGGCCTTTGGAAGGGTGATGGTGGAACCTTGAGCAGCCTAGGATGCACGTGATGGGGACGGAGCCTTGGCAGGGGGTCCTGGCAGGTTGGGAAACTATGCTCCTGGGAGGCTTCTGTGTCTCTCTGGTTTCCAGCAGTCCCAAGTGCCAGCCCAAGGGATGGGCTGGCAGCAAGGGAGGATGGGTTTACAGGCCCAGGGGTAGAAAGCCCTCAGAGGTGGTGGGATGAAGGCACCAGGAACTCCTGAGACTGGGGCAGGAGTAGGAAAACAGGTACAGTGTGGGGACTCCACAGCTGCAGAGGACCCCGAAAAGCTGTGGGGAGGTTCCCTCAGACCTTGGCTGTGTCAGGGAGGCGGCTCTGCAGTGCTGCAGGAGAGGTAAAGAGTGGGAGGATGGtgctccctgggggctgagatggaGGACAAAGGAATGGAAAGCAGAAGCCTGCTGAGCATtgtcagaaaaagcaaaaatctggCTGGAAGGCCACAGTGATAGTGAGGGGGGTTTCTGCAGGGGCTGGAACTTGGGATTTGACTGTGAGTGGTGGGGAAGCCATGGTGTTCTAAGCTGGGGAGTGACTGAGATGTCAGTTTAAAGTCACCTCTGGCTGCCCTGGGAGAAGCCAGGGGCCTGGGAATAAGGGAGTTGGGTGATTAGTCGCCAGGGAACTGCCAGAGGCCCCAAGGTAGTGCTGGCTGTGTGAAGTGTGATCTGAGCCAGATGCCTGGGCCTGATTAGTCTGGGGTACCCTCTGGCAGGCACTGCCTTTCAGTCCCCTGCCAGTgagacaggcttttttttttgagactgagtctcactctgttgcccaggctggagtgcagtggtgtgatctcggctcactgcaacctctgcctcctgggttcaagtgattcttgtgcctcagcctcccaagtagctgggattacaggcatgcaccaccacacccggctaattttttgtatttttagtagagatggggtttcgccatgttggtcagtctggtctcgaactcctgcctcaagcgatctgcccgccttggccttccaaagtgctgggattacaggtgtgagtcaccacgcctggctgagatAGGCATTTTGTTAACACCTGATGAATCTAGGGGGGGACTCagcctgcctcccctcccctaaCCCAGAATGAGGAGCTCTCTCTATCACACCAAGGACGTTATAGTGGCCAGTGGGCAGGGGTTCTGGGCAACTGGGGGTTCCTGCAGGAAGGTGGCAGATGTGCCCAGGTCCCTCCTTATGAAAGGGCACTGGCCTTGTCAGACTGAGTTTAGGAGACTCTATGGGCATGGGCGAGGGGGCCAGGTCCGAGTGTCTCCCTGTGCCGGGTGGGTAGGGGTTGAGGGGGAGGGTCCCTGAGGGTAGAGGGAGATCCCAGTGGGCAGTCCAGATGGGCAACAGATGTTCCAGACAGGCTGGGTTCCCTGCAGACAGGGTGCTTGCCGGATTTAGGGGTGCCCTGTCAGACAGTGGTATCCCAGGATAACAGAAAGGGGGTCCCTGCCAGGAAGGGATGGGAGAGAGGTACCTCACAGTGTATGAGGGTCCCTGTTGGGCAGGAAAGTCCCAATGTGAAGGGAGGTCCTGGAGAGGAGGGGGTGTCCCTGCTGGGCAGGAAGATCCCATAGTGAGAGGAGTGTTCCCTGATAGGCAAGGGATCCCGGGGTGGTGGttcgggaggggaggggagccccTGCTAGGTCCAGGCgcccagggtgggggtggggtgggggcggggagctGTAGAGTCTGACTTGCGTTCGCGGCCCGCCCTGTCGTCCGCAGGGGAGAAGCCGCACCAGTGCGCCGTGTGCTGGCGATCCTTCTCTCTACGCGACTACCTGCTCAAACACATGGTCACGCACACCGGCGTGCGCGCCTTCCAGTGCGCCGTCTGCGCCAAGCGCTTCACGCAGAAGAGCTCGCTCAACGTGCACATGCGCACTCACCGGCCCGAGCGCGCGCCCTGCCCCGCCTGCGGCAAGGTCTTCTCGCACCGCGCGCTGCTGGAGCGCCACCTGGCCGCGCACCCTGCGCCCTGATGGGACTGGGCCGTGGCCACGCCCGCTGCGGGACCCGTGGTTCCCGCCACTAGACCACGCTCCCTCCTGAGCGCAGGTCCCCTCTCTCCCTTCACCCTTTCTCCATACCAGGGCCTAAGTCCGCCTTACTCCTCTCCTCCATGTACTGGAACCCTCCAGGTGGTGCCGGGCTGGGGCTGGTTAGACCACTTCTGAGAACTAGACCATTTCCTGCGTAAACCGGGCGCTCAGGCGCTTGGACCCGGCCCAAGATTTGACTCCGGTTCTCACCCCGCCctctcctggggtgggggtgggggctggggggccgCTCGCCTGCCCCAGGGTCAGGCTGGGCAAGGTCCCTAGCTCCCTACCCAAGCTATTATTGCCTCATGGGGCGCCTAAGGAGACTCAAGTGGACCCATCATATACGGGGGCTGGGCCTCGGGACTCTCTAATAAAGGACTGTAGGCCATGGGGCCTAAACCACGAAGCTGTGAGCACCTGGCTCAGTGCGTGCCTTGCCCTCATAGACAAGCTGTGGGTGTCAGGGCTCAGCGTCCCTGTTCTTGGGTGGCATCCATGCAGCCCACAGGCTGTCCTGGGCAGGAGCAGGATGGTCCACTTTGTCATGTAGGACCTCTATTCTGTGGGGGCTAAGGTGGGCTGCATATATAACCGGCACTTGGTTCTCTTGGATCCCTCAGTCTTCT
Proteins encoded in this window:
- the ZBTB45 gene encoding zinc finger and BTB domain-containing protein 45 isoform X2, producing MTGMAAAEAVHHIHLQNFSRSLLETLNGQRLGGHFCDVTVRIREASLRAHRCVLAAGSPFFQDKLLLGHSEIRVPPVVPAQTVRQLVEFLYSGSLVVAQGEALQVLTAASVLRIQTVIDECTQIIARARAPGTSAPAPLPTPVPPPLAPAQLRHRLRHLLAARPPGHPGAAHSRKQRQPARLQLPAPPTPAKAEGPDADPSLSAAPDDRGDEDDEESDDETDGEDGEGGGPGEGQAPPSFPDCAAGFLTAAADSACEEPPAPTGLADYSGAGRDFLRGAGAAEDVFPDSYVSTWHDEDGAVPEGCPTETPVQPDGILSGPRPPGVKTTGPPVALFPFHLGAPGPPAPPPSAPSGPAPAPPPAFYPTLQPEAAPSTQLGEAPAPSAAPTTAPSGTPARTPGAEPPTYECSHCRKTFSSRKNYTKHMFIHSGEKPHQCAVCWRSFSLRDYLLKHMVTHTGVRAFQCAVCAKRFTQKSSLNVHMRTHRPERAPCPACGKVFSHRALLERHLAAHPAP
- the ZBTB45 gene encoding zinc finger and BTB domain-containing protein 45 isoform X1, whose protein sequence is MRKFPSPSAGHRLQAFQMAAAEAVHHIHLQNFSRSLLETLNGQRLGGHFCDVTVRIREASLRAHRCVLAAGSPFFQDKLLLGHSEIRVPPVVPAQTVRQLVEFLYSGSLVVAQGEALQVLTAASVLRIQTVIDECTQIIARARAPGTSAPAPLPTPVPPPLAPAQLRHRLRHLLAARPPGHPGAAHSRKQRQPARLQLPAPPTPAKAEGPDADPSLSAAPDDRGDEDDEESDDETDGEDGEGGGPGEGQAPPSFPDCAAGFLTAAADSACEEPPAPTGLADYSGAGRDFLRGAGAAEDVFPDSYVSTWHDEDGAVPEGCPTETPVQPDGILSGPRPPGVKTTGPPVALFPFHLGAPGPPAPPPSAPSGPAPAPPPAFYPTLQPEAAPSTQLGEAPAPSAAPTTAPSGTPARTPGAEPPTYECSHCRKTFSSRKNYTKHMFIHSGEKPHQCAVCWRSFSLRDYLLKHMVTHTGVRAFQCAVCAKRFTQKSSLNVHMRTHRPERAPCPACGKVFSHRALLERHLAAHPAP
- the ZBTB45 gene encoding zinc finger and BTB domain-containing protein 45 isoform X3, whose product is MAAAEAVHHIHLQNFSRSLLETLNGQRLGGHFCDVTVRIREASLRAHRCVLAAGSPFFQDKLLLGHSEIRVPPVVPAQTVRQLVEFLYSGSLVVAQGEALQVLTAASVLRIQTVIDECTQIIARARAPGTSAPAPLPTPVPPPLAPAQLRHRLRHLLAARPPGHPGAAHSRKQRQPARLQLPAPPTPAKAEGPDADPSLSAAPDDRGDEDDEESDDETDGEDGEGGGPGEGQAPPSFPDCAAGFLTAAADSACEEPPAPTGLADYSGAGRDFLRGAGAAEDVFPDSYVSTWHDEDGAVPEGCPTETPVQPDGILSGPRPPGVKTTGPPVALFPFHLGAPGPPAPPPSAPSGPAPAPPPAFYPTLQPEAAPSTQLGEAPAPSAAPTTAPSGTPARTPGAEPPTYECSHCRKTFSSRKNYTKHMFIHSGEKPHQCAVCWRSFSLRDYLLKHMVTHTGVRAFQCAVCAKRFTQKSSLNVHMRTHRPERAPCPACGKVFSHRALLERHLAAHPAP